In Streptomyces rapamycinicus NRRL 5491, the genomic stretch GTCTCACAGTCCCGGCAACCGTCCGCCATGGCGTATCCCCCCAACTCGTCGCTGACCTGCCCCGCACCACCAGTGTGCGCAATGGGGAACGCCGCCGAGCCGCCAGCCGCCCTCCCTCCGCCGGGTTGTGACCGGCCCAGATCGCGTCCAGCACACGGCTGTGACATCGCGGCGGCGACATCGCGGCGGCGACCTTGTGGCAGCGACATCGCACCGGCCATGACGTAGATCACAGAGAAAGGGTGACAGGGTGTTGTCGCGGGCGGCTGCGAACGTCGGCGGCATGACGATCACAGATGTCGGCGGCATGACGCTCACGGATGAGGACTGCCTTGCCGAAACCCTGGCCTCCAACGAGAAGTTCGAGGCCGACGCGGCGAGCCGGCCGCCCCGTGGGCCGGTGCCGAGCGCGGCCACACTCGCGCTCCTGCGGCGCAACCGGCTCGGCGCCGACACCCCACCGGTGAGACTGGAGCACGGCCGGGACCGCGTCGTCGCGGGCGGGGTGAAGGTGCGGACGTTCGTACCGGACCGCGTCGACGGCGTACACCTGCACATCCACGGTGGCAGCTGGGCGTTCGGCGCCGCGGACGGGCAGGACGAAAGGCTCTGGCGGCTCGCCGTGGAGGCACGGCTGGCGGTGGTGAGCGTGGAGTACCGCCTGGCGCCGGAACACCCCTTCCCCGCCGGGCCGGACGACTGCGAAGCGGTCGCCCGGTGGCTGGTGGAGCACGCGGCAACCGAGTTCGGTACGGAACGGCTGCTGATCGGCGGCGAATCGGCCGGTGCCCACCTCAGCGTCCTGACGCTGCTGCGCCTTCGCGACCGGCACGGCATCACCGGTGCGTTCCGCGCGGCCCACCTGCTCTTCGGCCCCTACGACCTGTCGATGACACCGAGCCAGCGGTTGTTCGGCCCCCGACCGCGGCTGAGCAACACCGATTCGCTCCGGGGCGCCTATGAGCTGTTCACGCCGGGGATGGGGGCGGAGCGGCGCCGCGACCCCGGGGTCTCCCC encodes the following:
- a CDS encoding alpha/beta hydrolase, with amino-acid sequence MTITDVGGMTLTDEDCLAETLASNEKFEADAASRPPRGPVPSAATLALLRRNRLGADTPPVRLEHGRDRVVAGGVKVRTFVPDRVDGVHLHIHGGSWAFGAADGQDERLWRLAVEARLAVVSVEYRLAPEHPFPAGPDDCEAVARWLVEHAATEFGTERLLIGGESAGAHLSVLTLLRLRDRHGITGAFRAAHLLFGPYDLSMTPSQRLFGPRPRLSNTDSLRGAYELFTPGMGAERRRDPGVSPLFADLTGLPPARLAVGTEDPLLDDSLFLAQRWRSAAAPVRLDVIAGAMHGFTLFPLTITEREQRRERDFLATA